Proteins encoded by one window of Longimicrobiales bacterium:
- a CDS encoding sodium-dependent transporter, translating to MNQHPTAGTSTDAAETAGREMWGSRLGFLLAAVGSAVGLGNMWRFSYATAEHGGAAFVLFYVFLTFMVGVPVMIAEFGLGRATRLSPIGALRKAGGPAWVPLGYLFVAAGFLILAYYAVIAGWVTRYAFDAVMSPFPADAGVYFGEVTTGIAPILYHLGFMTLTILIVASGVKKGIERVSTVMMPVLGLILVGLAVWATTLTGAGAGYSFYLTPSFEELLSLDTVAAATSQAFFSLSLGMGAMLTFASYLQRDSNLPRESTVIALSDFGVAFIAGLVVFPVVFALGLQDAVSESTVGALFISLPGAFQAMGPTGRAVGLLFFGALFIGAITSGIALLEVVVSSVIDESKFDRRKASITMGIVIALLGILPASDINILGAMDAVASEVFLPLGGLFLALLVGWGPPSRRIEMFAEGASPGIRSIMVGWLWTLRVIVPPLLVVVLTRTVPAGINAIRAIGG from the coding sequence GTGAACCAGCATCCGACTGCCGGAACCAGTACAGACGCAGCCGAGACCGCCGGCCGTGAAATGTGGGGGAGCCGCCTCGGCTTTCTCCTTGCCGCGGTTGGCTCCGCGGTCGGCCTGGGCAACATGTGGCGCTTCTCCTATGCGACCGCCGAGCATGGCGGTGCAGCGTTCGTGCTGTTCTACGTGTTCCTGACCTTCATGGTGGGCGTTCCCGTGATGATCGCGGAGTTCGGGCTCGGGCGGGCGACCCGCCTCAGCCCGATCGGTGCACTGCGCAAGGCGGGCGGGCCGGCCTGGGTGCCGCTCGGCTACCTCTTCGTCGCCGCCGGCTTCCTCATCCTCGCCTACTACGCCGTCATCGCAGGATGGGTAACACGATACGCCTTCGATGCCGTCATGTCGCCGTTCCCCGCAGACGCCGGCGTGTACTTCGGCGAGGTGACGACCGGGATCGCGCCCATTCTCTATCACCTCGGATTCATGACGCTCACGATCCTGATCGTCGCCAGCGGTGTGAAGAAGGGGATCGAGCGCGTCAGCACCGTCATGATGCCGGTGCTCGGACTCATCCTGGTCGGCCTCGCCGTATGGGCCACGACTCTGACCGGTGCCGGCGCGGGCTACAGCTTCTACCTGACGCCGAGCTTCGAGGAGCTGCTCTCGCTCGACACGGTAGCCGCTGCGACCAGCCAGGCGTTCTTCTCGCTCTCGCTCGGCATGGGTGCAATGCTCACGTTCGCGAGCTACCTGCAGCGAGACTCCAATCTGCCCCGCGAATCGACGGTGATCGCACTCTCCGATTTCGGTGTCGCGTTCATTGCGGGTCTCGTCGTCTTCCCGGTGGTGTTCGCCCTCGGCCTGCAGGACGCGGTCAGCGAGAGCACCGTGGGCGCTCTGTTCATCTCCTTGCCGGGGGCATTCCAGGCGATGGGGCCGACGGGGCGCGCTGTCGGTCTGCTGTTCTTCGGCGCGCTCTTCATCGGTGCCATCACATCCGGTATCGCGCTGCTGGAGGTCGTCGTGTCTTCCGTGATCGACGAATCGAAGTTCGATCGGCGCAAGGCGTCGATCACGATGGGCATCGTGATCGCACTGCTCGGCATACTGCCCGCAAGCGACATCAACATCCTGGGAGCCATGGATGCCGTCGCGTCCGAAGTGTTCCTGCCGCTCGGCGGACTGTTCCTCGCCCTGCTCGTCGGCTGGGGACCGCCGAGCCGGCGCATCGAGATGTTCGCCGAGGGAGCGTCGCCCGGAATTCGCAGCATCATGGTGGGCTGGCTGTGGACGCTGCGCGTCATCGTGCCCCCGCTGCTCGTGGTCGTCCTGACGCGCACGGTTCCGGCCGGCATCAACGCCATTCGCGCGATCGGCGGATGA
- the ssb gene encoding single-stranded DNA-binding protein produces the protein MSRSLNKVMLIGNVGNDPEIKTTGGGTKIAKVSLATNRTFSDRSGQQQEKTEWHRLTFWDKMADLVDQYVKKGDRLYIEGRLEYSTTEDDKGNQRFWTDIVVREMVMLGGAGGAGGSGGGGYDSAPRRRQPAQGGSNRPSSPSPFDADDDDLPF, from the coding sequence ATGAGTCGCTCCCTGAACAAAGTGATGCTGATCGGCAACGTCGGAAATGATCCCGAGATCAAGACGACCGGCGGCGGAACGAAGATCGCCAAGGTGTCGCTCGCGACGAATCGCACGTTCAGCGACCGCAGCGGCCAGCAGCAGGAAAAGACCGAGTGGCACCGCCTGACGTTCTGGGACAAGATGGCGGACCTGGTGGACCAGTACGTGAAGAAGGGCGACCGGCTCTACATCGAGGGGCGCCTCGAGTACTCGACCACCGAGGATGACAAGGGCAACCAGCGGTTCTGGACCGACATCGTCGTGCGCGAGATGGTCATGCTCGGGGGTGCGGGTGGCGCAGGCGGCTCCGGTGGCGGCGGATACGACTCCGCGCCGAGGCGACGCCAGCCTGCGCAGGGCGGCTCGAACCGGCCGTCATCCCCCTCACCGTTCGACGCGGACGACGACGACCTGCCGTTCTAG
- a CDS encoding 3-hydroxybutyryl-CoA dehydrogenase, which yields MSAIRRVGVLGCGLMGSGIAEISAKAGYETWVRELNDDLVARGRANITKSLDRAVEKGKLESGVRDEVLGRLKFTTALEELKDVDIVIEAVTEDIELKNEMFRTLDGVCAEHTIFASNTSSLTIAAMAAATNRPHRFVGLHFFNPVPVMKLVEVVRTIAVEQDVFRAAYDFAKTLGKEPVEAKDTSGFIVNRLLVPYMLDAIRCLEQGLATTEDIDKSMTLGTGYPMGPFTLCDFVGIDTLYYIAEIMFEEFRETRYAPPPLLRRMVSFGYFGRKTKRGFYDYSGEKPVVVDLGI from the coding sequence ATGAGTGCAATCCGCAGGGTCGGGGTTCTCGGCTGCGGTCTGATGGGGAGCGGCATCGCCGAGATCTCGGCGAAGGCGGGATATGAGACGTGGGTGCGGGAGCTGAATGATGACCTGGTCGCCCGCGGCCGCGCGAACATCACGAAGAGCCTCGACCGCGCTGTAGAGAAGGGCAAGCTCGAGAGCGGTGTACGCGATGAGGTGCTCGGCCGGCTGAAGTTCACGACGGCTCTCGAAGAGCTGAAGGATGTCGACATCGTGATCGAGGCAGTGACCGAGGACATCGAGCTGAAGAACGAGATGTTCCGCACGCTCGATGGCGTCTGCGCAGAGCACACGATCTTCGCGAGCAACACCAGTTCGCTCACGATTGCCGCAATGGCGGCCGCCACCAACCGGCCGCACCGCTTCGTCGGACTGCACTTCTTCAATCCGGTGCCGGTGATGAAGCTGGTGGAAGTGGTGCGGACCATCGCAGTGGAGCAGGACGTATTCCGCGCTGCGTACGACTTCGCGAAGACGCTCGGCAAGGAGCCGGTCGAAGCGAAGGACACGTCGGGCTTCATCGTCAACCGGCTGCTCGTGCCCTACATGCTCGATGCCATCCGCTGTCTCGAGCAGGGCCTGGCCACCACGGAAGACATCGACAAGAGCATGACGCTCGGCACCGGCTACCCGATGGGGCCGTTCACGCTGTGCGACTTCGTCGGCATCGACACGTTGTATTACATCGCCGAGATCATGTTCGAGGAGTTCCGCGAGACGCGCTACGCGCCGCCGCCGCTGCTGCGCCGCATGGTCTCGTTCGGCTACTTCGGCCGCAAGACGAAGCGCGGCTTCTACGACTACTCCGGCGAGAAGCCGGTCGTCGTCGACCTCGGTATCTGA
- a CDS encoding AI-2E family transporter, translated as MADKSTGAGAGRGEINLELVAKSTLLVIGLWALANALWLARDVLFIAFFAFLVASFLSIFVEPLHRRGVSRSISAPLVLVVLLAIFVGLFLVTWPTLREQFGVIQQQLPPAVDGIQDWIDRQIAAVMGSMGATDTEIRQELRSRMTSEMGTLVGGALPLLNTAVGAVTGLVLVIVAGMFIAISPRTYMRGIIVLIPRTRRRRAGEVLPEAGTALVQWMKGTAIGMAVVGVISAIGLTIIGVPAALALGLIAGLLEFIPYIGPALSFVPATVVALAISPEKALWVLGLYAVVQGVESNLLMPLLMKQMVKLPPALTLLFQTLMATLFGFLGLILAVPILATSKILVEELYVEAVADEH; from the coding sequence ATGGCGGACAAGTCGACCGGCGCGGGTGCGGGCAGAGGCGAAATCAATCTCGAACTGGTCGCCAAGTCGACCCTGCTCGTTATCGGTCTATGGGCGCTCGCCAATGCCCTGTGGCTCGCACGCGACGTCCTATTCATCGCTTTCTTCGCATTCCTCGTCGCTTCCTTCCTCTCCATCTTCGTCGAGCCGCTGCACCGGCGCGGCGTCAGCCGTTCCATCTCCGCGCCACTCGTGCTGGTGGTCCTGCTGGCGATCTTCGTCGGCCTGTTCCTGGTGACATGGCCGACCCTGCGCGAGCAGTTCGGCGTCATTCAGCAGCAGCTGCCGCCGGCGGTCGATGGCATCCAGGACTGGATCGACCGGCAGATCGCGGCCGTCATGGGCTCGATGGGGGCGACGGACACGGAGATCCGGCAGGAGCTGCGTTCCCGGATGACGTCGGAGATGGGCACCCTCGTCGGCGGCGCGCTGCCGCTGCTCAATACCGCGGTCGGCGCAGTGACAGGGCTGGTGCTGGTCATCGTCGCCGGGATGTTCATCGCCATATCGCCACGCACCTACATGCGCGGGATCATCGTGCTGATTCCCCGCACTCGCCGACGCCGTGCGGGCGAAGTCCTCCCGGAGGCGGGCACAGCGCTGGTGCAGTGGATGAAGGGGACGGCCATCGGCATGGCGGTGGTGGGGGTCATCAGCGCGATCGGACTGACGATCATCGGCGTTCCCGCTGCCCTGGCACTCGGACTGATCGCGGGCCTGCTCGAGTTCATCCCCTACATCGGACCCGCGCTCAGCTTCGTGCCGGCCACCGTGGTGGCCCTGGCGATCTCACCGGAGAAGGCGCTGTGGGTGCTCGGACTGTATGCAGTGGTGCAGGGAGTGGAGTCAAACCTGCTCATGCCACTGCTCATGAAGCAGATGGTGAAACTGCCGCCCGCCCTGACGCTCCTTTTCCAGACACTGATGGCCACGCTGTTCGGATTTCTCGGTCTCATTCTCGCGGTCCCGATCCTCGCCACGTCCAAGATCCTCGTGGAGGAGCTCTACGTCGAGGCCGTGGCGGATGAACACTGA